A genome region from bacterium includes the following:
- the cofH gene encoding 5-amino-6-(D-ribitylamino)uracil--L-tyrosine 4-hydroxyphenyl transferase CofH: MARARSIRDRAHGTRVTYSPKVFIPLTMLCRDKCGYCTFAQPPARLESPYLSEHEVLAIAEAGAAAGCHEALFTLGERPELRYPDAAKWLARHGFESTVDYLAHATRLVVEKSGLLPHANAGALYPEELALLRKTAPSQGMMLETLADLDCHRGSPDKTAERRLATLDAAGELAIPFTTGILVGIGETRVDRIDALEAIAESHRRWGHVQEVIVQNFLPKPGTAMHNAPPCQHEEYLEAIALARLILPEEIHLQAPPNLSDDFGQLLDAGIDDWGGISPVTADHVNPERPWPAVDRLRAVTETKGFSLAPRLTVYPEYALDPERWLDADMRFPVLDRSDAEGLGRPDDGGWYSGADAAPPVLLAPAGQNGSGDGRTIAEGAVAEVLAGVRDGQEVGVDEIVTLFSARGSEVRAVASLADELRQAAVGDEVTWVSNRNINYTNVCTFKCRFCGFSKGPLSLNLRGDPYLLTLDDIAERTAEAADAGATEVCLQGGIHPSFDGDYYIDVTRAVKDAVPGIHVHGFTALEVTEGARRLEEPLADYLRRLIDAGLRSLPGTAAEILDDDIREVICPDKIDTGEWLEAHRTAHGLGLRSNVTIMFGTVEQPVHWARHLVRTRELQRETGGFTEFVPLPFVHMAAPIYLQRRSRRGPTFREALLMHAVGRIAYHGWIHNIQASWVKLGMAGAAQMLQAGVNDLGGTLINENISRAAGASHGQEVTESDLRELCAPLGRPLRQRTTLYDAVAV, encoded by the coding sequence AGTCGCCCTATCTGAGCGAACACGAAGTTCTGGCCATAGCCGAGGCTGGAGCGGCCGCCGGCTGCCACGAAGCTCTGTTCACCCTGGGTGAACGCCCCGAGTTGCGCTACCCAGACGCGGCAAAATGGCTTGCTCGTCACGGCTTCGAGTCCACGGTGGACTATTTGGCCCACGCCACCCGGCTGGTGGTGGAGAAATCCGGGTTGCTGCCCCACGCCAACGCCGGTGCGCTCTATCCCGAGGAGCTGGCCCTCCTCCGCAAGACCGCGCCGTCGCAAGGGATGATGCTCGAGACACTGGCCGATCTGGACTGCCACCGGGGATCACCCGATAAGACGGCTGAGCGACGTCTGGCCACTCTTGATGCCGCGGGAGAGCTGGCCATCCCCTTCACCACGGGCATCCTGGTGGGCATCGGAGAGACCAGGGTCGACCGAATCGACGCCCTAGAGGCAATCGCCGAGTCGCACCGGCGCTGGGGGCATGTCCAAGAGGTCATTGTCCAGAACTTCTTGCCCAAGCCCGGCACGGCCATGCACAACGCCCCGCCCTGCCAGCACGAGGAGTACCTGGAGGCCATTGCCCTCGCCCGCTTAATTTTGCCTGAGGAAATCCATCTCCAAGCGCCCCCCAACTTGTCTGACGATTTCGGCCAGTTGCTGGACGCCGGCATCGACGACTGGGGCGGCATATCCCCGGTCACTGCCGACCATGTGAATCCCGAGCGCCCCTGGCCGGCCGTCGACCGCTTGCGAGCAGTAACCGAAACCAAGGGGTTCTCCCTCGCACCCCGGTTGACCGTATACCCCGAATATGCCCTCGATCCGGAACGCTGGCTCGATGCCGACATGAGGTTTCCGGTGCTCGACCGCAGCGACGCCGAGGGGCTGGGCCGTCCTGACGACGGCGGCTGGTACTCCGGCGCGGACGCCGCACCGCCGGTGCTGTTGGCCCCGGCCGGCCAGAACGGCTCTGGCGACGGCCGCACCATCGCCGAAGGGGCGGTGGCCGAGGTACTGGCCGGAGTGCGCGACGGCCAGGAGGTCGGGGTGGATGAGATCGTCACCCTGTTCAGTGCCCGGGGATCCGAGGTAAGAGCAGTCGCCTCGCTGGCCGACGAGCTCCGCCAGGCCGCGGTGGGCGACGAGGTGACCTGGGTGTCCAACCGCAACATCAACTACACCAACGTGTGCACGTTCAAGTGTCGGTTCTGCGGGTTCTCCAAGGGGCCGCTTTCCCTCAACTTGCGGGGCGACCCCTACCTGCTGACCTTGGACGACATCGCCGAGCGCACCGCGGAGGCGGCTGATGCAGGCGCTACCGAAGTATGCCTGCAAGGCGGCATCCACCCCAGCTTCGACGGCGACTATTACATCGACGTCACCCGGGCGGTGAAGGACGCGGTGCCCGGCATCCATGTCCACGGATTCACCGCTCTCGAGGTGACCGAGGGCGCTCGCCGGCTGGAGGAGCCCCTGGCCGACTATCTGCGCCGTTTGATAGACGCCGGCCTGCGCTCGCTTCCCGGCACCGCGGCGGAGATCCTCGATGATGACATCCGAGAGGTGATCTGCCCCGACAAGATCGACACCGGCGAGTGGCTGGAGGCTCATCGCACCGCCCACGGCCTCGGTCTTCGGTCCAACGTGACCATCATGTTCGGGACGGTCGAGCAGCCTGTTCACTGGGCACGTCATCTGGTCCGCACTCGCGAGCTCCAGAGGGAGACCGGCGGGTTCACCGAGTTCGTGCCCCTGCCCTTCGTCCACATGGCTGCACCCATCTACCTGCAAAGGCGCTCCCGGCGGGGCCCCACCTTCCGGGAGGCGCTGCTGATGCACGCCGTGGGGCGCATCGCCTACCACGGCTGGATTCACAACATTCAGGCATCGTGGGTGAAGCTTGGAATGGCCGGAGCGGCCCAGATGCTTCAGGCCGGGGTCAACGACTTGGGTGGCACCCTCATCAACGAGAACATCTCCCGCGCGGCCGGCGCTTCCCATGGCCAAGAGGTGACCGAGAGCGATCTCCGCGAGCTGTGCGCACCCCTAGGCCGTCCCTTGCGCCAACGCACCACTTTGTACGACGCGGTGGCTGTCTAA
- a CDS encoding FAD-binding protein, translating to MPNEETGAALESFAAEVGSAGPVAVVGGRTHWEVGGPCPDETRLVRAPSGVRSFDPADMTIRVGAGTLVEEMDAVLAEAGQRANLPMVPGATVGGVLAVGRDDIHALGRGRLRDVLLKAVYVAEDGRLVKVGGPTVKNVSGFDLCRLLVGSLGTLGLVGEVILRTWPRPAVQQWLSGPCDPAVLRRELYWPSSILWDGQTSWVHLEGHEPDVESEAELARSLGCNPTDGPPSLPAHRVPTAALEAGRLSGSYLVQFGTGSAYVHEPLPFPSPDPAVVALHGRLKAEFDPRGRLNPGRDPLAAT from the coding sequence GTGCCCAACGAGGAGACCGGAGCGGCGCTGGAGTCATTTGCCGCCGAGGTGGGATCAGCTGGTCCGGTGGCCGTGGTAGGGGGGCGCACTCACTGGGAGGTCGGCGGACCCTGCCCGGACGAAACTCGCCTCGTGCGGGCCCCAAGTGGGGTGCGCTCCTTTGATCCCGCCGACATGACCATTCGAGTAGGGGCCGGGACTCTGGTAGAAGAGATGGACGCAGTTCTGGCCGAGGCCGGACAGCGAGCCAACCTGCCGATGGTGCCAGGGGCCACTGTGGGCGGCGTGCTGGCCGTGGGCCGTGACGACATTCATGCCCTAGGCCGGGGGAGACTCCGCGATGTCTTGCTAAAGGCGGTCTATGTGGCCGAAGACGGCCGGCTGGTCAAAGTCGGCGGCCCGACAGTGAAGAACGTGTCGGGGTTCGACCTTTGCCGGCTGCTCGTGGGATCGCTGGGCACGTTGGGGCTGGTGGGCGAGGTGATCCTGCGCACCTGGCCTCGGCCGGCTGTGCAGCAATGGCTGTCGGGTCCTTGCGACCCCGCAGTGCTTCGCCGGGAGCTGTATTGGCCCTCGTCCATCCTGTGGGACGGCCAGACGTCGTGGGTTCATCTCGAGGGCCATGAGCCGGACGTGGAGTCTGAGGCCGAACTGGCGCGGTCGCTGGGTTGCAACCCGACCGACGGCCCCCCAAGTCTGCCGGCCCATCGGGTGCCCACGGCGGCCTTGGAAGCCGGGAGACTCTCCGGCAGCTATTTGGTGCAGTTCGGCACCGGGTCGGCCTATGTACACGAGCCTTTACCGTTTCCTAGCCCTGATCCGGCTGTTGTGGCTCTCCACGGGCGACTGAAAGCGGAATTCGATCCCCGCGGTCGGCTCAATCCCGGGCGCGACCCGTTGGCGGCGACGTGA
- a CDS encoding heterodisulfide reductase-related iron-sulfur binding cluster, producing MAVAQRLRLIPSRRLGLPLIPLAQERLRASGDDVWLFTGCVMDAWQRSTHAAVKRVVEATGASVSLPGAGAGCCGALSLHAGLEDHARALAIRTMRALEGSAPILVDSAGCGAALKEYGELVGTPEAAAFSRRVMDVHEWLAPRLEELPGVAVRSSDTVVAVHDPCHLRHVQRAHQSVAEVLARVATVVALDDEGLCCGAGGAYAAMQPELAASIRERKLEAIERTGAQIVASANPGCTIHLANAGVVVRHPLEIVDEAIGHDG from the coding sequence TTGGCTGTAGCCCAGCGATTGCGGCTAATCCCCTCCAGGCGGCTGGGCCTACCCCTCATTCCTCTGGCCCAGGAGCGACTTCGAGCATCTGGTGACGACGTATGGCTGTTCACCGGGTGTGTGATGGATGCCTGGCAGCGGTCAACCCATGCCGCGGTAAAGCGAGTGGTGGAGGCCACCGGAGCCAGCGTCTCTCTGCCGGGTGCCGGTGCGGGATGCTGCGGAGCGTTGTCGCTGCACGCCGGTTTGGAGGACCATGCCCGCGCCCTGGCGATTCGCACAATGAGGGCGCTGGAGGGTTCAGCGCCGATTCTGGTGGACTCAGCTGGCTGCGGTGCAGCTCTCAAGGAGTACGGCGAGCTGGTGGGCACCCCGGAGGCCGCTGCATTCAGCCGGCGGGTTATGGATGTGCATGAGTGGCTGGCACCACGCCTCGAAGAGCTGCCAGGTGTGGCGGTGAGGAGCTCGGACACGGTGGTGGCGGTACACGATCCCTGCCATTTGCGCCATGTTCAGCGAGCCCACCAGTCGGTGGCCGAGGTTCTGGCCCGCGTTGCCACCGTGGTGGCCTTGGACGACGAGGGTCTGTGCTGTGGAGCGGGTGGAGCCTACGCTGCCATGCAGCCCGAGCTGGCGGCATCGATTCGAGAACGCAAGCTGGAGGCCATTGAACGCACCGGTGCCCAAATCGTGGCTAGCGCCAATCCCGGCTGCACCATCCATTTGGCCAACGCTGGAGTCGTGGTGCGCCACCCCCTGGAAATCGTGGACGAGGCGATTGGCCATGACGGCTGA
- a CDS encoding FAD-binding protein — translation MRIWRTTTDDPLVRDLRRVLPTDRIRSASLERSLMGRDASIFEGGRAGPVCFPVSTEEVQGCVDAARRHNRAVVPRGAGTGLAGGAVPLEEPLVVVTTKMNRLLSVDADRRVAWVQPGMINLDLSRATAPYGLHFAPDPSSQQVCSLGGNVGTNAGGPHCLAHGVTSAHVLAVEVVLTSGEAVVLGESEGWAPGLDLRGTYVGSEGMMGITTAIAVRLTPDPPAVQTLLLAFDSVDSAAQTVSAVIADGIVPAAIEMMDNNIIRAVEEFVGAGFPTDAAAVVIVEVDGLPGGVAAEADRVAELAVGLGGSVRRAADDNERALLWKGRKSAFGAIARIKPNYYLHDTVVPRTRLAEVMKQVYEIVEEHELQVMNVFHAGDGNLHPMLLFDRREPGIMPRVHAAGAAIIEASLAVGGVLSGEHGIGMEKRDFMPLMFSEADLDAQARLRRAFDPDEMANPGKVLPTGASCADVNALDKVPEGVWG, via the coding sequence ATGAGGATTTGGCGGACCACCACGGATGACCCCTTGGTACGAGATCTTCGACGAGTGCTGCCTACCGACCGGATTAGGTCAGCTTCGCTGGAGCGGTCGCTTATGGGCCGGGATGCCTCGATCTTCGAGGGAGGCCGGGCCGGGCCGGTGTGCTTCCCGGTCAGCACCGAGGAGGTGCAGGGTTGTGTGGACGCTGCTCGGCGCCACAACCGGGCCGTTGTTCCCCGAGGAGCGGGCACCGGGTTGGCCGGGGGAGCGGTACCCCTGGAAGAGCCATTGGTTGTGGTCACCACCAAAATGAACCGCCTGTTGTCGGTGGACGCCGACCGGCGGGTGGCCTGGGTGCAGCCGGGTATGATCAATCTGGATCTCAGCCGGGCCACCGCGCCATATGGATTGCATTTCGCTCCCGATCCCTCCAGCCAACAGGTGTGCTCTCTGGGGGGCAACGTGGGCACCAACGCCGGAGGACCTCACTGCTTGGCCCATGGGGTAACCAGTGCTCACGTGCTTGCGGTGGAGGTTGTGCTTACGTCAGGTGAAGCCGTGGTGTTGGGCGAATCTGAAGGATGGGCCCCTGGCTTGGACCTCCGGGGGACATATGTGGGGTCGGAGGGGATGATGGGCATAACCACTGCCATAGCTGTGCGCCTGACCCCCGATCCGCCGGCGGTGCAAACCTTGCTGCTGGCCTTCGACTCTGTGGACTCCGCGGCGCAGACTGTGAGCGCGGTTATTGCCGATGGGATTGTGCCTGCCGCCATAGAAATGATGGACAACAACATCATCAGGGCAGTGGAGGAGTTCGTGGGGGCGGGGTTTCCCACCGACGCGGCCGCGGTGGTCATCGTTGAAGTGGACGGCCTGCCCGGTGGGGTGGCAGCCGAAGCCGACCGCGTAGCGGAACTGGCCGTGGGGTTGGGCGGGAGTGTCCGCCGGGCAGCCGATGACAACGAGCGGGCGCTCTTGTGGAAGGGTCGAAAAAGCGCGTTCGGCGCCATTGCCCGGATCAAGCCCAACTACTACCTGCATGACACGGTGGTTCCCCGGACCCGCTTGGCCGAGGTGATGAAACAGGTGTACGAGATTGTTGAAGAGCACGAGTTGCAAGTGATGAACGTATTCCACGCCGGTGACGGCAACCTGCATCCAATGTTGCTGTTCGACCGCCGCGAGCCAGGGATAATGCCCCGGGTTCATGCCGCGGGGGCAGCCATCATCGAGGCCTCGCTGGCCGTGGGTGGGGTGCTGTCGGGCGAGCACGGCATCGGCATGGAAAAGCGCGATTTCATGCCTTTGATGTTCAGCGAGGCCGATTTGGACGCCCAGGCCCGACTGCGGCGGGCGTTCGATCCCGATGAGATGGCCAATCCCGGCAAGGTGCTGCCCACCGGGGCAAGCTGCGCCGATGTGAACGCGCTCGACAAGGTCCCCGAAGGAGTTTGGGGATAG